In the genome of Trypanosoma brucei gambiense DAL972 chromosome 11, complete sequence, the window CGGTAATGTACCTGCATTTTATCCCATCGCTATCAACCCCGGCTGGTGGGGACAGCCTTTCGGTAAGGTGAAGGACGCCAAAGGgcaaattctttttttctacgGCCTTGTGTTACCAATCGCTCTGTACTGGATATTTGATGTCACGTTCGCCCAGCGCACACGTGTCGGCAACGTCGGCAAGCGGCCGATGTACTCTAACTTCTTTTTTAGACAAATGGACCTGGATGACCCAGATCACGCCATCAAGTATGAGAAACTGCGGCAGGAAATAGCGGAGAATAAGTTAGAAGTCCGCTGGGGCGGGACGAACTTCTTGGCAAGTTACTTATGGGAGCCCGGTGATCCGGAGCCCGACATACGCCGTCGTGAGGTACATGCACATCACTAATCCGAGAATGAAACGGCATATTTTGAAATGGCGGTGGTGGGAGACATATATGTGTACATACCATGGTTTCGTGATTATTGTGGGTGtcgcatattttttttttctaggaTAGCAgatgaaatttttttttgaaagtttTGGTGTGGGGGCGTATCTTTGATTTCTCCGACGTTGCGAGAGGTGGTAAGCAGTCAACAGTTGTCGGTGTGGTAGTAGGGTCGGCGTTAATTTAGTGATTGTGACATGACattacctttctttccccattTCTGCAAGTGACCTGCTACTTATGTGGCGGCGTTGCTTTTAACAGTAAGAGGGCACGTGCGTAGGATCAcctttgtgttgttgttagcTATGGCTGCGGTAATCCcgtgttttttattttattttatcgtACTTGCTTGTTGTCACGGTTATACACAATCATTGGCGTCGTAGTAGTACGGGTACAGCTTCAACTGTTTGTGGCTGCAAGCAATGGAGCGAGTAAGCGTACACGTTTATGTCGTTgttcttcccctcttttcccctcttgtgCTGtcagtattattattattattgttttttttaaagtttctTCTCGTCCGCTCAATATCACGTGCTGGGGGAAGGCCCCACCTGAGACGGCTGTTGGTGGTGTGCCGGTACCTTTCATAAACGCAGTGCCGCGACAACCTTTTTgaccctttcttcttcttctttcctcaacctttctttttcttgtgtgcGAATGCGCTGTATTGTCTCGCACCTCTTTAAGCTGGTATGACTGGGAAATTATAAAGGTAGGGAGACGAACTGTGCTGTGTGTTTTTTCAGGCGTGACAAAGTGAGATACCGTTCGTTTAGGGCCACCGAAGTAGTTGTTACGGAATCAGTGAATGATGGAATTAATCGGCTGCCCTGCGGTTGCGGTGTTGACCTGTTTCTACTGGGTGGCTTCCCATTTggtccttcttcttcgcgTTGCTTTGCCGCGCTTCAGCGTAATCGTGCGCTACGGTGGTCGCTGTGTTACGCCCGAGGGTATTTGCGGTGGCTTTGCCTCTTGGATTCAGTCATCTCGGGATTATGCAAAGCGCACAGTGGGCATGTGGAAGTCTGAGAGACTATCGCGGGCCGTCTTTCACTGTACTGCCATTCTTGAGGGTTCGATCTTGTGTCGTATACGAGTTAGCAGAAAGCTTAGCTTCTGCGCTTTTTATGTTGCAGGTATTGTTTCCATCGTTTTGATACTCATTCTGATGGATGGCGGCTATTGTTCTCCCATTGTGGAGGGGATGACAGTATATTCTGACGGCCTCAATCACTCAGCTGTCGCCTTCCTGGTTTCTTATGCCGGTCGACCGCTGCTTGCTTTTCTCATGCACTGCACCGTCCGATTATTGGAGTGCCTTTTTTTGCATCGCTTCAGGGGCGGGTCCGATGACTGTGTGACTGGCTTCGCCGCCGTTGCTGGATGCTCCTTCTACGTATTTGCCTCGTGTTCCAGCGGCGTTATTCTCCCCTGTACAGAACGGTCGCCACTAGTGATTGGTGGGCAGAGGGTTGTTAATGGTATGACGGAGGCatcacctttttttcctaCGTTCGCGTTGGCCGTGGATGCCTTATTTGTTCTGCATATGGTTTTTCAAGCAACACAGGTGTACCATCACTGGGTCCTGGCGGAGCTTCGGAGGAAACCTGACGGCACAAGTGTCCCTAAGGGGGAGCACTGTTCCGTTGGCAGATGCAAGACCACACCGAAGGGCGTGAGCGAGGAAGGGAGAATCGGCGACGGTTCAGCGGTGCTGTACCATTTTCCTCGTATCGCACTCTTTAAATATGTGCAGGAGCCGCACTACGCGTGCGAAGTCGCGATGTATGCCGTCAATGCAATCAGTATCTGCCTCATAGTTTACAATAGGTCATTACCCTCCGGTGGCACTGGAAGGGAAATAGGGGATGAGTTTTCCGTAGGCAGTGAGGTGGTGCCGTTGTTGTGCGCGACGTGCTTACCGCCGCTAGGCGTGTTGTTTTTCTCGTTGTTTAATCTCGCCATTACCGCGCGTGAGCACCGCCGGTTTTGGGAGTGTGTGAATGCTAGGCGAGGCGACGGGGAGCGGGAGCTAATCCCCAAATGGGATTTGTTCTATGGCGTGTGGTAACCCAGCCTCCCTTCCCCATTCTTCGCTGCTTGTTTGGGTGCCACGGGGGTCTTTTTTGGCTTGATAATCGCAGCTGTTGACCCGGGAGGGGGACAGGCCTGCACGACAGTGTTGAGTAATATGAGGGAAGGGCGTTTTGTATGCCCTATATCAGGGTGGATATGACTTTACCTTGAATTGCTGCCCTAATGGCTGCTCGTGCGTATTTACATCCGTACGTGCGCCTGAACTCCGTTCTCTCAGGTTGTCGTTGATTATTCTATCACTTTTTGCGGTGACCTTTTTGTTGCCGTTGTGACACTGTCTCCTGTTGGCATTTCTCTtactttctattttttgtattgtgTTCGGGTGAACAACTAATTGCGCATATGCTTGTAGGCGTTTTCTAAGCGTCGCACTCAGCAGCATCATACTTAGCCATGCCGTCTGCTAGTTCCGGCTACACCTTTGCGGACTTCTTGCGGCGGTTGGAGCGCAGTCCCGACTCCCACATGGCGCCCCTATACCACGAGCATCGTGAGCTCTTTGTGCGGCGCCATGATATGTTTGCGCGGGTTATTAGCAGTGTCACATGGTCAAAAGGTGTCGCACTGGTTGCTGCCGCGGGGTACACACAAGCCGTCAACGTGACGATCTATAGGGCGCTGCTGGCACGTATGTTGTTACATAACCGGCACGTACGGCAGTGCGGCACTGGGTCCGTTGTTCCGTGGTCGGCTGCGCTGCGCACTTACAGTGAGGCCATTGCCACGCACGGAAATGCTGTGCCAACCCGGATGACGCTATCGGCGCTGCGGCTCTGCACGCCAGCACGTCAATGGGTTGCCGCCATATCGTTGTTAATGTTGAGTCAAGCGAACGACAAATTGACGCTCCCGATGTTAATTGATGCAGCGGGGTGCTGCGCCACACCAGCTGCGTGGGAAAAAGCGATGGCATTACTCGGAAGATTTCACGCGCAGTCACTTCAGGTTCTTCCGGACTCTATACAAAGTCTTAGACCTGTTGGAACAAGCGCTTCAACCGTGGATGCGGCAGCCCACGCTCTGTTGCCCCGCAGCGAGGGTCCTACGCCGGAGCAGAAGCACATATTGACGGTTATCAACAAGGTCGTGTCAGCTGTGCCGTGGCAGGTGGCATTGTCAAATGAAATGTGCAGGTCTTATCTCACTCACCTTGTGGCAAGTACAACACTGCGACCAACGGAGAAGACGGCCTCTCTCACAACTGCTGTGCAACAACTTCCGTGGGAAGCTTTTGTTACACTGATGAAGACAGTTACGGCGACTGTTCAGGAAGGGTCGCAGGGTGTCTTGGGATCTCGTTCGACTCCCCAACTCCCACCGCCTCAGGATGGAATGGAGCGAGGGGACGTTGCCAAATCCCTGTTGAGCAACAGCATTATTAGGGAGGGTGTAAACCTGCTTCAGAGCGAACCAGAAACCGCTATTCCCTTCATCACAACTATTCTTTACAAGCTACCATCTGCAGAGGCTGCGGCACTGTTCCTCAGTGAGGCAACCTCAGCCTACCGGAACAGTTCAAGCGCCGTTGTGGCCGCTGCCATTCGCCAtcctgttgttgtgggaGCTTTGTTGAAAAGGTGCGCTGATAGTAACTCATGGTACCTCGCAGCATCAATATTTAAATCAACCTCACCGACAGCAATTCCTTGTGACGTGGCTAGCGACCTTGTAATCCAAATGCGGAGGGCAAATCAGGCACCACTGGTGGTGGATGTTCTGCAAAAGTACATTGTGCCATCGGGGACCAAACTAACGGAAGAGGCGATTGAGGCAGCGCTATTGTGTGTGCTGGTGCACAATCGGGCACTCGCGAAAGCCTCAGCCGTCGTCGCCGGCACTTCCCCCGACAATCGCACTGGAAAACCTAACGGAATCGGTGTTGCCAATGGTGTGCATTGGATATCAGCACTTAGTTGGGCCACTGACCTTTTGGAGGAGGGTGTGGAGTCGAGAATACTTCAGACCGGAACAACCCCTTCGGTAGGTGGTGTAAATCATGAAGACCCCACAGTATTACTGCGGAAAAAGACATTATCGCCACGCATCCTGAGCCTTCTCATTTACATATGCGTAAATGCCGGGAGTCCACGTGGGGGTCTGTTTGCACTGGGATACGCACGCACCGTCAGCAAAACGGAGCTCGAACTCTCAGAAGAGATTACAGCACTGTTGTATTGCATGATGTACGACCGTCCTCGTGAAGCGGAGAGTATCATTCAACACGCTGTGAAGAAACACGGGGAGTACAAGGGGAAATACCTTGGTAGGTTACTGGTGGCTTCGCAAGAGGCAAAGGGGTCCGCGCTGAGGAATCAAACTTGAATCTTGAACCGTATCGTTTGTTGCGAACATCACTTATGATGTTCAGTTTGTGGGTAtgtgaaggaagggaggggtaTCATGGGTTTAAAAAAAGGCATATAAGCGTACTATTCCCCAGCCGACTCCCTTTGcgtgttcttttcttcttgtcactcagttcatttgtttgtgcCTGTGCTTGTGTGCCACGGTGGTGGCGATTGGCTAACTCGGGGCTGAAGCATCATCAACACGGAGGCCACGACATGCGACGTTGATGTCATTTCACCATGTTGTCATGTTGATAAGTCGCTTTCAAGGTCCTGTTTTCATCTCGTttcttgccttttcttcttacttttgtaacttcctcttttcctgctgttggttgctgGTGTGGGTAAAGCAGAGGTTAGGAAGAGGTGAGACAAGGTAGCACCATTATCCAAGTTTGTGTGTGGATTTTTGAAGGCTGCGCTCTAGTGAAAgcgaggaggaaaataaaaaaaatacacacacacacacatatatatatatatatatatatcaaaacGAAGGACGTGTAATCGTGCCCAGTAACAGATGAGCGAGCAACGAGTTTCACAACCCAAAACTCCGGTAAGCAATGAGGAGAAGTGGGATCATAGTTTGGAGAATTTTTTTCGCAAGACAACACTAGGACTCGCCTACAGCATCTTGCCTGCATTTCTGCTGGCTCGGTCTGCAGCTGCCCGCGGAGCCATTCTCATGTTCGCCACCGGTATCGGCTCAGGTATTGCTTATGGTGAGGCGCGCTATCTTTTTGACCACGATGTTGTGTTTGACAGAAGACATTTAGTACATATCGAGCTACTGAAACCCAAGGAGTCGAAAATCAATTAAGAAAAGCGACGTATGAACGTTTCACATCCGAGTTTTGTTTGTAACTCCGATGTGTCGGACGGCAAACAGACTTATGGGGGTAATGCAAGGCGAAGGTCAGTGTGAAGAGGCCATTGAGCAGGGGAGGGGGACGCACATGTTGAgtggtgtgtgcgtgtgtgtggagtGACGTAAAGGAATGCATAAACGGAAGAATATGATTCCCACCAACAATGCGCTCcagaatgttttttttgtttttgcctgTGTGTGACAATGAACGTGCCGAGTGGCATGGGggtgttttactttttagtCCGCGCGAAGGCAACTACCACCGCGAACAGCAATAGTCTCaccccttcttttcattttgttactGTTCTTTGGTGTCGTTCCTGTGTAACCGATGCCTGCCTTGTATGCCGGTAATGTACACCGCAGAGGGGGATGCAAAATGTGTTTTGACATTCTGTTAGTTAGGGAAATTACCGGTGCTGTTCTGCAAAATTTCGAAACACTTGACCGCCGGTTCTTTGCAACGGGGTTATTTATTCTGTCTTCTCTCCCTCGGTCTTTATCCACTCTTCTTTAGGTATTACCCGCTGTTGCATATAGTCTGAGTAAACTGTGGACGTGAAAATGTAAAAGCAACTACAAATGTTTCTCCATGTAGAATTAAAAAAGACGCCACAAGTGTTAGAGATGCGCATTCCCAGTAGCAGGTAAAGGGGTGGACTGTTGGTTCTCAATCTGGGTTGTTCCCCCATGAGTATCtgccttattattattattattatttttttttttggctctGTGTTGACCCTTCTCTCACATGCGGGCTACAGATTCTGCACTGTTGTCTTATCGTGGCGGTGTGTTCATGCGTGCTCGTGACGGTATCGTGTGTGGGAGCAACGCTGCTCTTATAAGCCGATCTGTCGGTGCTTGTTGTGTTATTAATGTTTTACCCCCCAAAAAATATTTGATTAATTATCTGGCTTTGTGGGAGGTTTATGGAGGAGCGAAGGAACCGCGCCAACACTCATGGATGcaaaggagagaagaaattcctctcctttcccttgccAATTTTTGCACCATTTTGCTTCATTTAACTTTTCATTCCCCATGTTTCGCCTCCTAATTGCGCATTTTTACCTTTATAAATGATTTCTCAACACTCAGGGGCGGACAGGCgtttcaaaaacaacaacaaaaacatacaggaaggaaggaagggaaatgtCCACCTCACATGGCATGCTGATTTACAACAATGATATCACTGCTGATAGCCTTCTGGACACGAAGGACTGCCGTAAAATTGTGGAGGAAGTGTCCAGTAAGATGCCCAACTCCTCCCTTTTCAAACTGGACAGAGAGGACCACACTTTAGCCAACCTTCTTCGCATGCGATTGCACGAGAACCCACTTGTGCATATTGCAGGTTATCGCGTGCCACATCCCACGCAACACCGTGTAGAGCTACGCGTTCAGACATCCTCCGATGGCACCGGAAAGCCCATTCCAACTCCGAAGGAAGCACTCCTGGAGGCGGTCGGATCGTGCATGAAAGACCTTGAGGAATTTGAAGGGGCGTTCCTTCGCGAAGCGCAGAGCAAAGGTTTGGATGTTGAATAGGGGGAGCGGTTCTTCCCATCTGTAGCATCAACTCTGATCTCCTCGTGCCTACATGAGTGCACTCGTATACGGCCCAGAGATAAAAGAGTTTCTGTGGAGTGATGGATAATGGAAGCAGGAGGTATTTCCTTGCAACTCTTtgtcttttccattttctccttccctccaCAAAGTTCTCGCGTAGGTGTTGCTGCGCGTGAGTGCCACGCAGTACGCGTGCAATGGGGTAGGGTTTGCCTGGATGTGCGAATGCCAGTGTGCGATTGAGAGTTGCTTCGTTACCCCTGCCTCCGTTAGTTGATACTATTTGTGAACCaagttcattttcctttggCCTATATTTCTATATTCTTGGTGAAGTTGTAGTGCCATTAGTTATCTATAGGAATCCGCGCATAACTCAGCTGCCGTTGCGCATTTTTTGGGTTTAGCTTGTTGAGTGAACAAACTATTATCCCTCCGTGCCGCTACCAAATCCACAAGCGAAAGTGAGGCGCAGAAACTTGTGTTGAAATTGCTGCGTgacttttcttgtttttcattttgtgctAAAATATACACAGTAACGGCGCCAATGAGTTGAAGGTGATTTAAGTTCGA includes:
- a CDS encoding DNA-directed RNA polymerase II, putative; its protein translation is MSTSHGMLIYNNDITADSLLDTKDCRKIVEEVSSKMPNSSLFKLDREDHTLANLLRMRLHENPLVHIAGYRVPHPTQHRVELRVQTSSDGTGKPIPTPKEALLEAVGSCMKDLEEFEGAFLREAQSKGLDVE